The Pseudosulfitobacter pseudonitzschiae genome includes a region encoding these proteins:
- a CDS encoding DUF2126 domain-containing protein, translating into MSITASIYHLTHYKYDRPVTLGPQIIRLRPAPHSRTRVISHALSVSPSEHFVNHQHDPYGNWMARLVFPEPVREFKIEVDLVADMSVYNPFDFFVEDSAKDFPFTYGEEIADDLSIYLKTETAGPLLQQFLTSVPRDKMVTIDFLVALNMRLANEINYEIRMEPGVQTPEVTLGRASGSCRDSSWLLVQILRNLGIAARFVSGYLIQLKPDLVALDGPAGTDHDFTDLHAWVEVYLPGAGWIGLDPTSGLLAGESHIPLAATPHYANAAPITGVASFAEVAFSFDMQVKRTAEHPRITKPFSDASWDALNALGQKIDKRLEDGDVRLTMGGEPTFVSIDDFENPEWNSDAVGPTKRVLADKLIRRLQDRFSNGGLLHYGQGKWYPGETLPRWTFSLYWRKDGKPIWNNPDLLAREDTNEDVGPEDAKALLDSIAEHLAVPQENVLPAFEDPADWIIKEASLPENVTPENNKLKDPEERARIARVFERGLTTPAGYVLPVQRWQARAESRWMSEVWNMRRGKVFLVAGDSPVGYRLPLGTLPHIPETDFPFINPQDPMEERAPLANPADIAARPQAVAHRTDATAGQEVVEQTMAKDGDLSGAVRTAISVEPRDGRLCVFLPPVETLEDYLELIAATEAAARTTGHKVLIEGYSPPGDPRIDVIRVAPDPGVLEVNIHPASTWGECVNTTEIVYEQGRQCRLGADKFMIDGRHTGTGGGNHVVVGGSKPADSPFLRRPDLLKSLIHFWQRHPSLSYLFSGTFVGPTSQAPRIDEARHDQLYEVEIALDQIWPPEKGDVPPPWLTDRLLRNSLIDVTGNTHRTEICIDKLYSPDGPTGRLGLVEFRGFEMPPNPRMSLAQQVLIRAIIARCWDDPISGKLTRWGTQLHDRFMLPEFIWDDFLEVLDDLQAHDMALDPMWFEAQAEFRFPFCGQVTYEGLTLELRQALEPWHVLGETGAIGGTVRYTDSSVERLQVKLTGANPDRYQVTANQRVVPLAQTRAPQSRVAAVRYKAWKPAQSMHPVLEVDAPLTFDIYDTWTGRSLGGCRYHVAHPGGRNFDTFPVNGNEAEARRLSRFEPLGHTTGAFTPPSEIPHPEFPLTLDLRRRAGL; encoded by the coding sequence ATGTCGATCACCGCAAGCATCTATCACCTGACGCATTATAAGTATGACCGCCCCGTCACGCTCGGGCCGCAAATTATCCGTCTGCGGCCTGCGCCGCATTCACGCACGCGAGTGATTTCGCACGCTTTGTCGGTCTCTCCATCAGAGCATTTCGTGAACCACCAGCATGACCCCTATGGCAACTGGATGGCGCGGCTGGTTTTTCCCGAACCGGTTCGGGAATTCAAGATCGAGGTGGATCTGGTTGCGGATATGTCCGTTTATAACCCGTTCGATTTCTTCGTCGAAGACAGCGCCAAGGATTTTCCGTTTACATACGGTGAAGAGATCGCGGATGACCTCTCAATCTACCTAAAAACCGAAACTGCGGGCCCGTTGCTTCAGCAATTCCTGACATCGGTGCCGCGCGACAAGATGGTTACGATCGACTTTCTAGTGGCGTTGAATATGCGGCTGGCCAACGAAATCAACTATGAAATTCGCATGGAACCCGGTGTGCAAACGCCCGAAGTCACGCTGGGCCGCGCCTCCGGGTCGTGCCGCGACAGCAGTTGGTTACTGGTGCAGATTCTGCGCAATCTCGGGATAGCCGCGCGTTTTGTTTCGGGCTATCTGATCCAGTTGAAACCGGACCTCGTCGCGTTGGACGGGCCTGCGGGTACAGACCATGATTTTACCGACCTGCACGCATGGGTCGAGGTTTACCTGCCCGGTGCGGGCTGGATCGGTCTGGACCCGACTTCGGGATTGTTGGCGGGCGAAAGCCACATTCCGCTGGCCGCGACTCCGCACTACGCCAATGCCGCACCAATCACGGGCGTTGCAAGTTTTGCCGAGGTTGCTTTTTCCTTTGACATGCAGGTCAAGCGCACAGCCGAACATCCGCGCATCACCAAGCCGTTCTCGGATGCGTCATGGGACGCGTTGAACGCCTTGGGCCAGAAGATCGACAAACGGCTTGAGGATGGCGATGTGCGTCTGACCATGGGCGGCGAGCCGACATTCGTGTCGATTGACGACTTTGAAAACCCCGAGTGGAACTCGGATGCTGTTGGCCCCACAAAACGGGTGCTGGCCGACAAATTGATCCGCCGTTTGCAAGACAGGTTTTCAAACGGTGGGCTGCTGCACTACGGACAGGGCAAATGGTATCCGGGCGAGACGCTGCCGCGTTGGACCTTTTCGCTGTACTGGCGCAAGGACGGCAAGCCGATCTGGAACAATCCCGACCTGTTGGCCCGCGAAGATACCAACGAGGACGTTGGCCCCGAAGACGCCAAGGCATTGCTGGACAGTATCGCCGAACATCTGGCCGTGCCGCAGGAAAACGTGCTTCCCGCTTTCGAAGATCCTGCCGACTGGATTATCAAAGAGGCCAGCCTGCCGGAAAATGTGACACCCGAAAACAACAAGCTGAAAGATCCCGAAGAGCGCGCCCGTATCGCGCGGGTGTTCGAACGTGGTCTGACCACACCTGCCGGATATGTGTTGCCGGTGCAGCGTTGGCAGGCGCGTGCCGAAAGCCGCTGGATGTCCGAAGTCTGGAACATGCGCCGCGGCAAGGTTTTTCTGGTCGCCGGTGACAGCCCTGTGGGCTATCGTCTGCCGCTGGGAACGTTGCCGCATATCCCCGAGACCGACTTTCCCTTCATCAATCCGCAAGACCCGATGGAAGAGCGGGCACCGCTGGCCAACCCCGCTGACATCGCGGCGCGCCCGCAGGCTGTCGCGCACCGCACCGATGCCACTGCAGGGCAGGAGGTTGTGGAACAAACAATGGCCAAGGACGGCGATCTGAGCGGCGCCGTGCGCACCGCCATCTCGGTCGAGCCGCGCGACGGACGTTTGTGCGTCTTCCTGCCGCCTGTGGAAACGCTGGAGGATTATCTTGAACTGATCGCTGCGACCGAAGCAGCGGCCAGAACGACCGGCCACAAGGTGCTGATCGAGGGGTATAGCCCGCCCGGCGATCCGCGTATCGACGTGATCCGCGTGGCCCCCGATCCCGGCGTGCTCGAGGTTAATATTCACCCTGCGTCCACTTGGGGTGAATGTGTGAACACAACCGAGATCGTTTATGAACAGGGGCGCCAGTGCCGTCTGGGCGCGGACAAATTTATGATCGACGGACGCCATACGGGCACCGGCGGTGGTAATCATGTGGTTGTCGGCGGTTCCAAACCCGCCGACAGCCCCTTTTTGCGCCGTCCAGATCTGCTGAAAAGCCTGATCCATTTCTGGCAGCGTCATCCCAGTCTGTCCTATCTGTTTTCGGGCACCTTTGTCGGCCCGACCAGTCAGGCGCCGCGCATCGACGAGGCGCGTCATGACCAACTTTACGAGGTGGAAATCGCGCTGGACCAGATATGGCCGCCAGAAAAGGGCGATGTGCCACCACCTTGGCTGACCGACCGTTTGTTGCGCAACAGCCTGATTGACGTCACCGGCAACACCCACCGGACCGAGATATGCATCGACAAGTTGTATTCGCCCGATGGTCCGACGGGCCGCTTGGGTCTGGTCGAATTCCGCGGCTTCGAGATGCCGCCCAACCCACGCATGAGTCTTGCGCAGCAGGTGTTGATCCGCGCGATCATCGCACGGTGCTGGGATGACCCGATCAGCGGTAAACTGACCCGTTGGGGTACGCAGTTGCACGACCGCTTCATGCTGCCCGAGTTTATCTGGGACGATTTCCTCGAAGTGCTCGACGACCTTCAGGCGCACGATATGGCGTTGGACCCGATGTGGTTCGAGGCCCAGGCCGAATTCCGTTTCCCGTTCTGCGGTCAGGTCACTTACGAAGGGTTGACACTGGAATTGCGTCAGGCACTTGAGCCATGGCATGTGCTGGGGGAAACCGGCGCGATTGGTGGTACTGTGCGCTATACCGACAGCTCGGTCGAGCGATTGCAGGTCAAACTGACGGGCGCAAACCCCGACCGCTATCAGGTTACCGCCAACCAGCGGGTCGTGCCCTTGGCCCAGACCCGTGCGCCGCAGTCGCGTGTGGCGGCAGTACGCTACAAGGCGTGGAAGCCTGCGCAGTCGATGCATCCAGTGCTTGAGGTTGACGCGCCGCTGACCTTTGACATCTACGATACGTGGACAGGCCGATCGCTTGGCGGGTGCCGTTATCATGTGGCACACCCCGGCGGGCGTAACTTTGACACGTTCCCGGTCAACGGAAACGAGGCCGAAGCGCGGCGCTTGTCGCGGTTCGAACCGCTGGGTCACACCACGGGTGCCTTTACGCCACCATCGGAAATACCACACCCCGAGTTCCCATTGACGCTTGACCTGCGGAGACGCGCGGGGTTGTAG
- a CDS encoding IS110 family transposase, with amino-acid sequence MIAAINVIGIDVSRDWLDGFRLPGLQRFRLANSPEGHEELISMICQMSELVQVGFEATGGQEWALWAALVEAGDEARQLPPAQIKAFAMSRGTRAKTDRIDAELIAHFMMFRPEAGRTLPSDNLRVLRALTTRRAQIVEMRKRLTAQISARKKQGIPADIEDLDAELKAMLDAQISDLEQRINRAISSEETSATKAHLLRSIPGIGPVSAAMLIAEMPELGRMTAGEAAAMAGLAPVPHDSGAMRGRRAIAGGRRALRHVLF; translated from the coding sequence ATGATAGCAGCAATTAATGTGATCGGGATAGATGTGTCCCGCGACTGGTTGGACGGATTTCGTCTTCCTGGCCTGCAGAGGTTTCGCTTGGCCAATTCACCAGAAGGGCATGAAGAACTGATTTCGATGATCTGTCAGATGTCCGAACTCGTTCAGGTCGGGTTTGAGGCAACCGGCGGACAGGAATGGGCATTGTGGGCCGCGCTTGTCGAGGCGGGGGACGAGGCGCGGCAACTTCCTCCCGCCCAGATCAAGGCTTTTGCCATGTCGCGGGGTACACGGGCCAAGACGGACCGGATCGATGCAGAACTCATCGCCCATTTCATGATGTTCCGGCCCGAGGCCGGGCGGACGTTGCCAAGTGATAACTTGCGTGTTCTCAGGGCCCTGACGACGCGACGCGCTCAGATCGTCGAAATGCGCAAGCGGCTGACGGCGCAGATCTCGGCACGCAAGAAACAAGGCATCCCCGCAGACATCGAGGATCTCGATGCCGAATTGAAAGCCATGCTGGATGCTCAAATCAGCGACCTCGAGCAGCGCATCAACCGCGCCATTTCAAGCGAAGAAACGTCCGCCACCAAAGCTCACCTTCTTCGTTCCATTCCCGGCATCGGCCCGGTTTCTGCAGCCATGTTGATTGCGGAGATGCCGGAGCTCGGCCGCATGACAGCAGGCGAGGCTGCAGCCATGGCGGGCTTGGCGCCAGTGCCTCATGACAGCGGCGCAATGCGAGGCAGGCGGGCAATCGCTGGAGGACGACGGGCACTGCGACACGTCCTCTTCTAG
- a CDS encoding LysR family transcriptional regulator, with product MDTRQLETLLAIQQHGGFAAAARAVNLTASAVSQQIAALEAELGTQLFDRSRRPPVLTVKGAEMVRSAQSILQIVRETKASVGSGPVRGTMAFGSLRTGASSLVPKSLATLRASYPDLHFRLRVGMSEELMSEVVSGQLDAALVADHVAVPASLRWTPVMTEPLIVLTPPATGGLSIDELVNTVPYVRYRTQVPLARQIDTEIARLGVAPRQIVSVNTMSAVVGCVQAGLGFAIVPQVALQDMVTASLDWFPFGSPPIHRRLGLVRRATSRREEVLVALVAALTHHGRPRDTHD from the coding sequence ATGGACACTCGCCAACTGGAAACCCTTCTTGCCATTCAGCAACACGGTGGCTTTGCTGCGGCAGCACGGGCTGTCAATTTGACAGCTTCGGCAGTGAGCCAGCAAATCGCCGCTTTGGAGGCCGAGTTGGGCACACAGTTGTTCGACCGTTCCCGCCGCCCGCCGGTGCTGACTGTAAAAGGTGCCGAAATGGTGCGTTCCGCACAGTCGATATTGCAGATCGTGCGCGAGACGAAAGCGTCGGTTGGCAGTGGACCTGTGCGCGGCACTATGGCCTTCGGGTCGTTGCGCACGGGGGCCAGTTCGCTGGTTCCCAAATCGCTTGCCACACTCAGGGCCAGCTATCCCGACCTGCACTTTCGTTTGCGCGTCGGCATGTCCGAGGAATTGATGAGCGAGGTCGTGTCGGGGCAGCTTGATGCAGCACTTGTTGCCGATCATGTTGCCGTTCCGGCCAGCCTGCGCTGGACGCCGGTGATGACTGAGCCGCTGATCGTTCTGACGCCACCGGCAACCGGTGGCCTGTCCATCGATGAATTGGTAAACACTGTGCCTTACGTCCGCTACCGCACACAGGTGCCGCTGGCGCGTCAGATCGACACCGAAATTGCGCGGCTTGGTGTGGCACCCCGACAGATTGTTTCTGTCAATACCATGTCGGCGGTGGTGGGGTGTGTGCAGGCGGGGCTGGGGTTTGCCATTGTTCCGCAGGTTGCATTGCAGGATATGGTCACTGCGTCGCTGGACTGGTTTCCTTTCGGCTCGCCACCTATTCATCGCAGGCTTGGCCTTGTGCGGCGTGCCACGTCACGTCGCGAGGAAGTTCTTGTGGCTCTTGTCGCCGCGTTGACCCATCATGGCCGCCCGCGCGACACCCATGACTAG
- a CDS encoding tripartite tricarboxylate transporter TctB family protein: protein MIARLLSYVFLFAASGGLFISATAIPASRFEKLGAGAFPKIVFAAMVLMSALAVIDALRQIPLAAYRDFSSQTQAWVKRRYLVFVSLAALTVYLLAIPLLGFSIASFAFLFGLQLVLMPRQTKSIVIAAVVALVFSFGLNWLFAEVFTVFLPRGVL from the coding sequence ATGATTGCCCGCCTTCTCAGCTATGTGTTTCTGTTCGCAGCCTCTGGCGGGCTGTTCATTTCGGCAACAGCCATCCCCGCGTCGCGGTTTGAAAAACTAGGGGCAGGTGCCTTTCCCAAAATCGTATTTGCGGCAATGGTTCTGATGTCGGCCCTGGCGGTTATCGATGCCCTGCGGCAGATACCGCTTGCCGCCTACCGCGACTTTTCCAGCCAGACGCAGGCGTGGGTCAAACGGCGCTATCTGGTGTTTGTCAGTCTCGCGGCCCTCACGGTCTATCTGCTGGCGATCCCCTTGCTCGGGTTTTCGATTGCCAGCTTTGCGTTTCTGTTCGGCCTGCAACTGGTGCTGATGCCGCGCCAGACCAAATCCATTGTCATTGCCGCCGTGGTCGCACTTGTGTTCTCGTTCGGGCTGAACTGGCTTTTTGCCGAAGTGTTCACCGTATTCCTGCCGCGTGGAGTGCTTTGA
- a CDS encoding Bug family tripartite tricarboxylate transporter substrate binding protein: MTFRAGLTALITAATLVTAPACADTYPERAVEFIVPWSPGGGSDTLMRLIANNVEPFLGAEMPVINIAGVGGTVGLRETSRRAADGYTISQIHEGLLVATETGITDLAWDDFEPVALMTASPQYLVAGASDNYSTFEEFVTYAQANPGEISIGVTLGGVPHLHAAMIEQAFGLQFKYVGYEGTGERIRALVGGNLDLAIGDISSAKQFVDSRNLTFLAVGSANRMEAAPDVPTFKELGHDPELNVTRGIVVPKGTPQEVRDSLEVALRNLSQDPDYIEKTNNAGADVGFRGQDAYRTYLAKLDETVKSLSSVLAP; this comes from the coding sequence ATGACATTTCGCGCAGGCCTGACCGCCCTGATTACCGCAGCCACGCTTGTTACAGCGCCGGCCTGCGCCGATACCTATCCTGAACGCGCTGTCGAATTTATTGTGCCGTGGTCCCCCGGTGGCGGGTCTGACACGTTGATGCGCCTGATCGCAAACAATGTAGAACCTTTTCTGGGTGCCGAGATGCCTGTTATCAACATAGCGGGTGTTGGCGGCACTGTAGGCCTGCGCGAAACATCGCGCCGCGCCGCAGACGGCTATACCATCAGCCAGATTCACGAAGGCCTTCTGGTTGCGACCGAAACCGGCATCACCGATCTGGCGTGGGATGATTTCGAACCCGTCGCGTTGATGACAGCCTCGCCCCAGTATCTGGTGGCCGGTGCCAGCGACAACTACAGCACCTTCGAAGAATTCGTGACCTATGCACAGGCCAATCCCGGCGAAATTTCCATTGGCGTGACCCTTGGCGGCGTGCCGCATCTGCACGCCGCGATGATCGAACAGGCGTTCGGGCTACAATTCAAATATGTAGGCTATGAAGGAACAGGCGAACGTATCCGCGCCTTGGTCGGCGGCAATCTGGATCTGGCCATTGGCGATATCAGTTCGGCCAAGCAATTTGTGGACAGCCGCAATCTGACCTTTCTTGCCGTAGGCTCTGCCAACCGCATGGAAGCTGCGCCAGATGTGCCCACATTCAAAGAGCTGGGTCACGATCCGGAACTGAACGTGACCCGTGGCATCGTGGTACCCAAAGGCACACCGCAAGAGGTGCGTGACTCGCTTGAGGTCGCGTTACGGAATCTGTCACAAGACCCCGACTATATCGAAAAGACAAACAACGCCGGTGCCGACGTCGGGTTTCGCGGACAAGACGCCTATCGCACATATCTGGCCAAACTGGATGAAACGGTGAAATCGCTGTCGTCGGTTCTGGCCCCATGA
- a CDS encoding MFS transporter, translated as MSVVSFTRNGNFIGLLLANTILGFAMPMLLILGGLTGLQLASDTALVTLPASVQTLAGMLAAAPFSVVMGRFGRRAGFAAGGILALVGAGIGAFALITGNFVLLCLGHFILGAALSSFQYFRFAAAEVVSPDWQPVAISLMLTSGLVAAIGGPQIFIMAKDALAPIPLAGAYVALAAVIVVGMVPLALVRIPTAPIAKTHATTKRFASFAVLRRGPVRRAVGIAAISQGVMIFMMIPTPLAMLGCGFTEAVAGDVIRWHVVAMFAPSFVTGFLIKWFGKESIALTGLVILAIAAVAGAAGLSSAHFYGSLILLGVGWNFSFIGATSMLASAVTDAEKSAVQGVNDTIIALVSTICAFAAGLVVTGLGWAVVAIVSMIIVVLAVGALVLSKAQPASA; from the coding sequence ATGTCAGTTGTGTCATTTACCCGAAACGGGAATTTTATAGGCCTGCTGTTGGCCAACACGATTCTCGGGTTTGCGATGCCGATGCTGCTTATTCTGGGCGGCTTGACGGGACTGCAACTGGCCTCGGACACGGCGCTTGTCACTTTGCCTGCTTCAGTTCAAACGCTGGCTGGGATGCTGGCAGCAGCGCCATTTTCCGTGGTAATGGGGCGGTTTGGCCGCAGGGCTGGCTTTGCTGCCGGCGGCATATTGGCCCTTGTGGGGGCCGGGATCGGTGCGTTTGCACTAATCACGGGCAACTTTGTTCTGTTGTGCCTGGGGCATTTTATTCTTGGCGCGGCCTTGTCGTCGTTTCAGTATTTCCGCTTTGCCGCTGCCGAGGTAGTCAGCCCTGATTGGCAACCAGTCGCGATCTCGCTGATGCTGACCTCTGGCCTCGTGGCTGCGATTGGCGGGCCGCAAATTTTCATCATGGCCAAAGATGCACTTGCGCCAATTCCCTTGGCGGGTGCTTACGTGGCTCTAGCAGCTGTGATTGTGGTCGGTATGGTGCCGTTGGCATTGGTCCGCATCCCAACGGCACCCATTGCAAAGACCCATGCAACCACCAAACGATTTGCGTCTTTTGCTGTTTTGCGGCGCGGCCCTGTGCGGCGAGCGGTCGGCATTGCGGCAATTTCTCAAGGCGTGATGATTTTCATGATGATACCAACACCTCTCGCGATGTTGGGTTGTGGGTTTACCGAAGCTGTCGCGGGCGATGTCATACGGTGGCACGTCGTTGCAATGTTCGCGCCAAGTTTTGTGACGGGGTTTCTGATAAAATGGTTCGGCAAGGAGAGCATTGCGCTGACTGGGTTGGTGATCCTGGCGATCGCCGCGGTTGCGGGTGCTGCTGGCCTGTCCTCAGCGCATTTCTACGGGTCGCTGATCTTGCTGGGGGTCGGCTGGAACTTTAGCTTCATAGGCGCCACGAGCATGTTGGCAAGTGCGGTTACAGACGCCGAAAAGTCTGCGGTGCAGGGGGTGAATGACACGATCATTGCGCTTGTATCAACGATTTGCGCTTTCGCGGCGGGATTGGTTGTTACCGGGCTTGGTTGGGCGGTGGTTGCCATTGTTTCGATGATCATCGTGGTGCTGGCGGTTGGGGCGCTTGTATTGAGCAAAGCGCAACCCGCCTCCGCCTAG
- a CDS encoding tripartite tricarboxylate transporter permease, translated as MSDFLSGAAQILTLSTLICMLAGSIAGIVAAAIPGFTVTMAIVLTLPLTFAMDPLQGIAVMLSVYVGGYTGGLISAALLGIPGTPSSVATTFDAFPMARNGEPGRALSIGIWASFFGTLISTVVLIFAAPPLALFAVRLGPWEYFSLIVFALTIVASLVGTSVIRGMLAGLIGLAISTLGTDPIMGRPRFDFGIEMLQTGLPFLVVLIGVFAISQLVSEVEDADNVRSGRSLITGAIDFQTWKVMKEVLMRPINLLRSSLAGVLIGALPGAGGSIANLVAYDQAKRASKTPEKFGTGEADGIVASEAGNSATAGGGLIPLIGLGIPGSAVDAILMAALMVHGISVGPRLILDHGDLVYGMFIAMVVASFMMLVVSVFSMRLFLRLTEVPKWLIVPVVMTCCVVGTFALNNRVTDLYLLIFIGIAGYALRALGYALAPLVLGVILGPIAETNLRRALMTDEDPTLFFTRPISLIFLVAAMASIVWAVHNHIKSRKPTERSPDAPAS; from the coding sequence ATGTCGGATTTCCTAAGCGGTGCCGCGCAAATTCTTACCCTTTCAACCCTGATCTGCATGCTGGCCGGATCCATCGCGGGAATCGTGGCCGCCGCCATTCCGGGCTTTACCGTGACAATGGCAATCGTACTGACGCTGCCGCTGACCTTCGCGATGGACCCGTTGCAGGGTATTGCCGTCATGTTGTCGGTCTATGTTGGTGGTTATACCGGCGGGCTGATTTCCGCGGCACTTCTGGGCATTCCCGGCACACCGTCGTCGGTTGCCACAACCTTTGACGCCTTTCCGATGGCCCGCAATGGAGAGCCGGGGCGGGCTCTGTCCATCGGTATCTGGGCGTCGTTCTTCGGCACGCTGATCTCGACCGTCGTGCTGATTTTTGCCGCGCCGCCGTTGGCGCTGTTTGCGGTGCGGCTGGGGCCATGGGAATATTTCTCGTTGATCGTCTTTGCACTGACGATTGTGGCTAGTCTTGTGGGCACTTCAGTTATTCGCGGAATGCTTGCAGGGCTGATCGGCCTTGCAATTTCGACCTTGGGCACTGACCCTATCATGGGCAGGCCACGGTTTGATTTCGGCATCGAGATGTTGCAGACAGGCCTGCCGTTTCTCGTGGTCCTGATTGGCGTTTTCGCCATCTCGCAACTGGTTTCAGAAGTCGAGGATGCCGACAACGTAAGGTCGGGGAGATCACTGATCACAGGGGCCATCGATTTTCAGACTTGGAAGGTGATGAAAGAAGTACTGATGCGGCCCATCAATCTGTTGCGGTCTTCGCTGGCGGGCGTGCTGATCGGCGCACTTCCGGGCGCGGGGGGGTCCATCGCCAACCTTGTCGCCTATGATCAGGCCAAGCGGGCCTCAAAGACCCCCGAAAAATTCGGAACTGGAGAAGCTGACGGTATCGTCGCCTCGGAGGCGGGCAATTCTGCCACGGCAGGCGGCGGGCTGATCCCGCTGATCGGACTCGGTATTCCGGGGTCGGCGGTAGATGCCATTCTGATGGCCGCTCTCATGGTGCATGGCATCTCGGTCGGGCCGAGGCTGATTCTCGATCATGGCGATCTGGTTTATGGCATGTTCATCGCAATGGTTGTGGCCTCGTTTATGATGCTGGTCGTATCGGTGTTTTCCATGCGGCTGTTCCTGCGGCTTACCGAAGTGCCGAAATGGCTAATCGTGCCGGTTGTGATGACCTGCTGTGTGGTGGGCACCTTTGCGCTTAACAACCGCGTGACCGACCTTTATCTGCTGATCTTCATCGGCATCGCGGGCTATGCCCTTCGCGCCCTTGGCTATGCGCTGGCACCCCTGGTGCTGGGTGTCATCCTGGGGCCAATTGCGGAAACCAATCTGCGCCGCGCGTTGATGACAGATGAAGACCCGACACTTTTCTTCACCCGCCCAATCAGTCTGATTTTTCTAGTCGCTGCGATGGCTTCGATCGTCTGGGCGGTTCACAATCACATCAAATCCCGAAAACCCACAGAAAGGTCGCCCGATGCACCTGCGTCATGA
- a CDS encoding GlxA family transcriptional regulator, which produces MDNHRGGRKIDVLLFDDVNLLDAAGPVQAFEAANTHGRNRYQIQFVSIDGAPVRSGCGLRLVADDKLTSAARGADLLIPGGAGVDALIGNASLREIIQQRAKTEGRVISVCSGALILAAAGVLDGLEATTHWSREEDTRNYPNISWNLDRISITQGKVFTSAGVTTGIDLALSIIQVDCGPTVALSVARELVVQLRRTGGQSQYAFHLAGQFAKGETLTQLIEKVVAAPHLDWSLDALADAAGMNARTLTRRFKRDTNETPAQFVEKVRVDHARSLLSGILPLKQIAAESGFGDIQRMRRAFQRRLGVQLSEYRNMFT; this is translated from the coding sequence ATGGACAATCACCGCGGCGGTCGCAAAATAGATGTGTTGCTATTCGACGATGTGAATCTGCTGGACGCGGCAGGGCCGGTTCAGGCGTTCGAGGCGGCGAATACGCATGGTCGCAACAGGTACCAGATCCAGTTTGTTTCAATTGACGGGGCACCCGTGCGCTCGGGCTGTGGCTTGCGGCTGGTTGCCGATGACAAGCTTACATCTGCAGCGAGGGGCGCAGACCTTTTGATCCCCGGGGGCGCGGGAGTCGATGCCTTGATCGGCAACGCCAGCTTGCGCGAAATTATCCAACAACGTGCCAAAACCGAGGGTCGCGTGATCTCTGTTTGCTCAGGGGCACTGATCTTGGCCGCGGCAGGCGTTCTGGACGGACTGGAGGCGACGACACATTGGTCGCGCGAGGAAGACACCCGCAACTATCCCAACATCTCCTGGAACCTGGATCGCATCAGCATCACCCAGGGCAAGGTTTTCACATCCGCTGGCGTGACCACCGGCATCGATCTTGCGCTTTCCATCATTCAGGTTGATTGCGGGCCGACTGTCGCGCTTTCGGTTGCGCGCGAACTTGTTGTCCAGTTGCGCCGCACGGGCGGGCAAAGCCAGTATGCCTTTCACCTGGCCGGACAATTCGCGAAGGGCGAAACCCTAACGCAGCTTATTGAAAAGGTGGTTGCAGCACCGCACCTGGACTGGTCGCTTGACGCCTTGGCGGATGCGGCGGGGATGAACGCACGTACCCTGACGCGGCGGTTCAAGCGCGACACAAACGAAACACCGGCGCAGTTCGTGGAAAAGGTTCGCGTTGATCACGCCCGCAGCCTGTTGTCAGGCATCCTGCCGCTGAAGCAAATTGCCGCCGAGAGCGGTTTTGGCGATATACAACGTATGCGCCGGGCATTCCAGCGCCGACTCGGAGTTCAGTTGAGTGAGTATCGCAATATGTTCACCTGA